One window from the genome of Glycine soja cultivar W05 chromosome 12, ASM419377v2, whole genome shotgun sequence encodes:
- the LOC114379896 gene encoding scarecrow-like protein 21: MDSQQLFSFGGVTSAGLPYMSSFPTVPSLPNRLLRSLKYDTGNSPNSPFSTYFDSDTLSALSDGQEQYSPGEILSGVSSSLETNHYMYNRSISTLDSFPLYSYRNSLLQNASSNQKIQHALLELETALMAPDDDQVTTPNTLAERHRSWNNENHVSQHNTQAQPSYATGNRQSSEVVHVEKRQKLMEEEATLEAFPPNNLKQLLIACAKALSENNMNDFDQLVGRAKDAVSINGEPIQRLGAYMVEGLVARTQASGNSIYHALRCKEPEGDELLTYMQLLFEICPYLKFGYMAANGAIAEACRNEDRIHIIDFQIAQGTQWMTLLQALAARPGGAPHVRITGIDDPVSKYARGDGPEVVGKRLALMSEKFGIPVEFHGVPVFAPDVTREMLDIRPGEALAVNFPLQLHHTADESVHVSNPRDGLLRLVRSLSPKVTTLVEQESNTNTTPFFNRFIETLDYYLAIFESIDVTLPRDSKERINVEQHCLARDIVNIIACEGKERVERHELFGKWKSRLKMAGFQQCPLSSYVNSVIRSLLRCYSEHYTLVEKDGAMLLGWKDRNLISASAWHC, translated from the coding sequence ATGGATTCACAACAGCTCTTCAGTTTCGGTGGTGTTACTAGTGCAGGATTACCTTACATGTCTTCTTTTCCCACTGTTCCATCGCTACCCAACAGGCTACTTAGATCCTTGAAATATGACACAGGAAACTCACCTAATTCACCCTTTTCCACTTATTTTGATTCTGATACTCTTTCAGCATTGAGTGACGGCCAGGAGCAATACAGCCCAGGAGAAATCCTCTCTGGTGTCAGCTCTTCACTGGAAACCAACCATTATATGTATAATAGATCAATCTCCACTTTGGACAGTTTCCCATTATATTCTTATCGGAACTCTCTTCTACAGAATGCGAGTTCTAATCAGAAAATCCAACATGCTTTGCTGGAGCTAGAAACTGCTTTGATGGCCCCGGATGACGATCAAGTTACCACACCGAATACATTGGCCGAGAGACACAGGTCCTGGAACAATGAGAACCATGTGTCACAACATAATACTCAAGCTCAGCCATCATATGCTACCGGCAATAGGCAGTCAAGTGAAGTTGTGCATGTAGAGAAACGGCAAAAGTTgatggaagaagaagcaacactGGAAGCTTTCCCACCAAACAATTTGAAGCAATTGCTGATTGCATGTGCCAAAGCCCTGTCTGAAAACAACATGAATGATTTTGATCAATTGGTAGGAAGGGCTAAAGATGCTGTGTCCATCAATGGGGAGCCAATCCAGCGGCTTGGTGCTTACATGGTAGAAGGGCTTGTTGCAAGGACGCAAGCATCGGGGAATAGCATCTATCATGCCCTTAGGTGCAAAGAGCCTGAGGGTGATGAATTGCTCACTTACATGCAACTGCTGTTCGAAATCTGCCCCTACTTAAAATTTGGTTACATGGCTGCCAATGGAGCCATCGCGGAAGCGTGCAGAAACGAGGATCGCATACACATCATAGACTTCCAAATTGCTCAGGGAACTCAATGGATGACTCTTCTTCAAGCGCTTGCGGCAAGACCTGGCGGTGCTCCCCATGTGCGGATCACAGGGATTGATGATCCTGTTTCCAAATATGCTCGTGGCGACGGACCAGAAGTTGTTGGCAAAAGGTTGGCCTTGATGTCTGAGAAATTTGGCATCCCAGTTGAGTTTCATGGGGTGCCAGTTTTTGCTCCAGATGTGACAAGGGAAATGCTTGATATCAGGCCAGGAGAGGCCTTGGCTGTGAACTTCCCCTTGCAACTCCATCACACAGCTGATGAGAGTGTTCATGTAAGCAACCCAAGGGATGGACTTTTGAGATTGGTAAGGTCACTTTCTCCCAAGGTGACCACATTGGTGGAGCAGGaatcaaacacaaacacaacccCTTTCTTCAACAGGTTCATTGAAACCTTGGATTACTACTTGGCAATCTTTGAGTCCATTGATGTCACCCTCCCAAGAGACAGCAAGGAGAGGATTAATGTGGAGCAACATTGTCTGGCCAGGGATATTGTCAATATCATTGCTTGTGAAGGCAAGGAaagggttgagagacatgaacTGTTCGGCAAGTGGAAGTCAAGGTTAAAGATGGCCGGCTTCCAGCAATGTCCTTTGAGTTCTTATGTGAATTCTGTGATAAGAAGCCTTCTGAGGTGCTATTCAGAACACTATACACTGGTGGAGAAGGATGGAGCCATGTTGTTAGGGTGGAAGGACAGAAATTTGATATCAGCTTCAGCCTGGCATTGCTAA
- the LOC114379038 gene encoding uncharacterized protein LOC114379038: MADSGTDRVEAALDRLTSRIEDLLQHVNPSASPPFPPRSPIPAHTHRMKLDVPRFDGTDPMGWIFKITQFFEYHGTPDTDRITIAAFYMEGRALAWLQWMSSNDQFTSWPVFLQALQTRFAPSNYEDPSGSLFKLIQKTTVAEYLYEFEELANRVVGLPAPFLLSCFVSGLAPEIRREVMINQPLTVAQAAGLARLHEEKLRDLRFDFRQPNRPRPLQLPPVAPPQTSPLPTYTPPRASTLPPLLPLPPRPNPQPPPMFRRLTSEELASRRERGLCFSCDEKFHKGHRCAPRVHLLIADDEDPLDPAGSNINPPDSPDPLPGPLDRPDSPAHLSINSLAGHLAPETLRLLGTISGVPVLVLIDGRSTHNFIQEQLVHQLGLPCQSTSPLKVMVGNGQHLQCHTICSSTTLVLQHHSFTMDLYVLPIAGANIILGVQWLQSLGPVLTDYTKLTMQFFHDDRLVELRGDPDAHRELLSSPQFRRVCRHQPQSLYFHITVLPEDSAQPLTKPVDPQVQHLLHQFAILFQDPTTLPPARDTDHQIHLLPHATPVNVRPYKYPYY, from the coding sequence ATGGCTGATTCCGGTACTGATCGTGTCGAGGCTGCCTTAGACCGCCTCACTTCCCGCATTGAGGACCTCTTGCAGCACGTGAATCCATCAGCTTCTCCCCCTTTTCCTCCTCGCAGTCCGATTCCTGCACACACACATCGAATGAAATTAGACGTTCCGAGATTCGATGGAACTGATCCTATGGGctggatttttaaaattactcaaTTCTTTGAGTATCACGGCACTCCCGATACTGATCGTATTACCATCGCTGCGTTTTATATGGAGGGACGGGCCCTTGCTTGGTTGCAATGGATGTCAAGCAACGACCAATTCACCTCTTGGCCCGTATTTCTACAGGCCTTACAGACCAGGTTTGCTCCGTCCAACTACGAGGATCCCTCAGGATCCCTATTCAAGCTCATTCAGAAGACCACAGTTGCAGAATACTTATATGAGTTCGAGGAGCTCGCGAACAGGGTCGTCGGCCTCCCTGCTCCGTTCCTTTTAAGCTGCTTCGTTTCTGGCCTTGCGCCGGAGATTCGTCGCGAGGTGATGATCAATCAACCGCTTACGGTGGCACAAGCGGCGGGTCTTGCACGTCTCCACGAGGAGAAGTTGCGCGACCTTCGCTTCGATTTCCGCCAACCCAACCGACCTCGCCCTCTTCAGCTACCACCTGTAGCCCCACCGCAGACTTCACCGCTCCCAACCTACACACCTCCACGCGCCTCCACCCTTCCCCCTTTGCTCCCTCTGCCGCCACGTCCTAACCCGCAACCACCACCGATGTTTCGTCGCCTGACCTCGGAGGAACTGGCGTCGCGCCGCGAGCGCGGCCTGTGTTTCTCATGTGATGAGAAATTTCACAAGGGCCATAGATGCGCCCCTAGGGTTCATCTACTGATAGCAGATGATGAAGACCCCCTTGACCCCGCGGGTTCTAATATAAATCCACCAGACTCTCCCGACCCGCTACCCGGCCCATTGGACAGACCCGACTCACCAGCCCACCTCAGCATCAACTCTTTAGCGGGTCATCTTGCACCCGAGACCTTGAGACTCCTCGGAACCATCTCCGGCGTTCCCGTCCTGGTGCTCATTGACGGTAGGAGCACCCACAACTTCATCCAGGAGCAACTCGTTCACCAATTGGGCCTTCCTTGTCAATCAACCAGCCCATTAAAGGTCATGGTCGGAAATGGGCAGCATCTGCAATGCCACACGATTTGCAGTTCCACCACTCTCGTCCTTCAACATCATTCATTCACCATGGATTTATATGTCCTGCCCATTGCCGGCGCTAACATTATATTGGGTGTCCAATGGTTACAGTCCTTGGGCCCAGTTTTAACTGATTATACAAAGCTCACCATGCAATTCTTTCATGATGATAGGTTAGTGGAGCTCCGCGGCGACCCCGACGCCCACAGGGAACTCTTATCTTCCCCACAATTCCGGCGTGTCTGCCGCCATCAACCACAGAGTCTTTACTTCCACATCACAGTGCTTCCGGAGGATTCCGCACAACCGTTGACCAAGCCCGTTGACCCTCAGGTTCaacatcttcttcatcaattcgCCATTCTCTTTCAAGACCCCACCACTCTTCCGCCGGCAAGAGACACGGACCATCAAATTCACCTTCTTCCACATGCGACACCAGTGAATGTCAGGCCATACAAGTATCCATATTACTAG
- the LOC114378070 gene encoding probable terpene synthase 2 produces MSLPASTLASTQHAVFDIKRPITRYAPSMWGDTFLQYASESKEVSENVKQQADILKEEVKMMFQSSNQNIMQKLNFIDSIQRFGISYHFQEEINETLEQIHNTFTKNNTIIISEDSNHHFLALLFRLLRQQGYQISSNVFNKFKNDQGKFYEALANDIQGLCSLYEAAHLRTHKDAILEEACDFSNTQLKSLADKLSPSIATQINHCLRQPFNKSVPKFEARYHMTLYEQDPSHNKTLLTFARVDFNILQKMHEKEIGIITKWWKKSNIVKKVPYARDRLVESYLWALAFSSQPGYNKARMFEGKLIALATILDDTYDAYGTIQELELFTEAIQRWDISPIESLPECMKVVFETILELCEEIKLETPESGKSSFVVPRFKQAICKLVKGYMVEAKWCQEGFVPTYDEYKINGILTSIFIPLTISFIGLGEFATKDVFDWFFNDPKIVEAVSIISRVLNDTSSHKFEQQRVHVASAVECCMKQYNISQAEAYNFIRKDVEDYWKVINEECLKLNDIPKSVLEIVVNYARASEVTYGNHQDKFTNADLLKDYISSLLLDPMCINEH; encoded by the exons ATGTCCCTTCCAGCTTCAACACTTGCTTCAACTCAACATGCAGTATTTGACATCAAGCGACCTATTACAAGATATGCTCCTAGCATGTGGGGAGATACTTTCCTTCAATATGCTTCTGAATCTAAG GAAGTCAGTGAAAATGTGAAGCAACAAGCTGATATACTAAAAGAGGAGGTGAAAATGATGTTTCAATCGTCAAATCAAAATATCATgcaaaaattaaacttcattgACTCAATCCAACGTTTCGGGATATCCTATCATTTCCAAGAAGAGATTAACGAAACATTAGAACAAATTCACAACACTTTTACCAAAAATAACACCATTATCATCAGTGAAGATAGCAATCATCACTTTCTCGCTCTACTCTTTCGTTTGCTCAGGCAACAAGGATATCAAATTTCATCAA atgtatttaacaaattcaaaaatGATCAAGGAAAGTTCTATGAAGCACTTGCCAATGATATTCAAGGGTTGTGCAGTTTATATGAAGCTGCACATTTAAGAACTCACAAAGATGCTATACTAGAAGAAGCATGTGACTTTTCAAATACTCAACTTAAGTCCTTGGCGGACAAACTGAGCCCATCTATTGCTACACAAATCAATCATTGCTTAAGACAACCTTTTAACAAGAGTGTACCTAAGTTCGAGGCAAGGTATCACATGACTCTCTATGAACAAGATCCTTCTCATAACAAAACTCTGCTAACCTTTGCGAGAGTAGATTTCAATATTCTtcaaaaaatgcatgaaaaagAGATTGGCATTATAACCAA GTGGtggaaaaaatcaaatattgtgAAAAAGGTGCCTTATGCTAGAGATAGGTTAGTTGAGAGCTATCTTTGGGCATTAGCATTTTCCAGCCAGCCTGGATACAACAAAGCAAGAATGTTTGAAGGAAAATTGATTGCTCTTGCCACTATTCTAGATGATACTTATGATGCTTATGGGACTATTCAAGAACTTGAACTCTTCACAGAAGCAATTCAAAG ATGGGATATCAGTCCCATTGAATCCCTTCCAGAATGCATGAAAGTAGTTTTTGAAACAATTCTAGAGTTGTGTGAAGAAATAAAGTTGGAGACACCTGAGAGTGGAAAATCAAGCTTTGTGGTTCCGCGTTTTAAACAAGCT ATTTGTAAATTAGTAAAAGGTTACATGGTTGAAGCAAAATGGTGCCAAGAGGGTTTCGTTCCAACATATGATGAGTATAAAATTAATGGCATCttaacttctattttcattCCTTTAACGATATCCTTTATTGGACTCGGAGAATTTGCAACAAAGGATGTGTTTGATTGGTTTTTCAATGATCCAAAGATCGTTGAAGCTGTATCAATTATTAGCAGAGTCTTGAATGACACATCATCGCATAAG TTTGAGCAGCAACGAGTTCATGTTGCCTCAGCTGTGGAATGTTGCATGAAGCAATACAATATTTCGCAAGCAGAGGCTTATAACTTCATTCGCAAGGACGTTGAAGATTATTGGAAGGTTATAAATGAAGAGTGCCTCAAGTTAAATGATATCCCAAAGTCTGTGCTTGAAATTGTAGTTAATTATGCACGTGCATCAGAAGTTACATATGGAAATCATCAGGATAAATTCACAAATGCGGATTTACTGAAGGATTACATCTCTTCACTGCTTTTGGATCCCATGTGCATCAATGAACattaa
- the LOC114378514 gene encoding organic cation/carnitine transporter 4-like: protein MAATTFPSDDIDNLRSPLLPPKKKPPTEKLCIDDMLRKHCGEFGRWQLKHFILTSLAWALEAFHTMVMIFADREPDWRCVSGSVCDDSGGGGVCGLSPESWEWVGGRGGSTLSDWSLICGNKFKVGLVQAVFFAGCMIGAGIFGHLSDSSLGRKGSLTVVCAMNTIFGFLTALSPNYWIYVLLRLLTGLSSGGVGLTAFVLATEPIGPTKRGAAGMSSFYFFSGGIALLSGVAYIFQTWRYLYIASSIPSFLYIILVLPFISESPRWYLVRGNVTEAMKLMSTIASSNGKHLPDGVLLALDDETSSTINQGSGYDITTMMTYKNENKDALVGSIIDVVRSPITRMRLFIAVALNFLGSVVYYGLSLNVMNLETNLYLNVMLNSVAEMPAFTITAVLLDRFGRKPLTVATMWFSGFFCLMGSLVGNVGVWKMVRMVCGVLGIFGMAGTYNLLFIYTAELFPTVVRNAALGCTTQASQMGAILAPFVVVLGGWLPFAVFAACGIVGGMFAFNLPETLNQPLYDTFGGMEAGLA, encoded by the exons ATGGCCGCAACCACATTCCCCTCCGACGATATCGACAACCTCCGCTCGCCGTTGCTTCCGCCGAAGAAGAAGCCGCCGACGGAGAAGCTCTGCATCGACGACATGCTGCGGAAGCACTGTGGCGAGTTCGGCCGGTGGCAGCTCAAGCACTTCATCCTCACCAGCCTCGCGTGGGCTCTCGAGGCCTTCCACACCATGGTCATGATCTTCGCGGACCGCGAACCGGACTGGAGATGCGTCTCCGGCTCCGTCTGCGACGACAGCGGAGGCGGCGGTGTCTGCGGCCTCTCGCCGGAGTCGTGGGAGTGGGTCGGCGGCCGCGGTGGCTCCACCTTGTCCGATTGGAGTTTGATTTGCGGAAATAAGTTTAAGGTCGGATTGGTTCAGGCAGTTTTCTTCGCTGGCTGCATGATTG GTGCTGGAATATTTGGCCACCTCTCAGACTCCTCATTAGGAAGGAAAGGCTCTCTCACAGTGGTTTGTGCCATGAACACCATCTTTGGCTTCTTAACAGCTCTGTCCCCTAACTACTGGATCTACGTCCTCCTCCGCCTCCTCACCGGCCTCAGCAGCGGTGGCGTCGGCCTCACCGCCTTTGTTCTTGCTACCGAACCAATTGGCCCAACGAAGCGCGGTGCAGCGGGTATGTCCAGCTTCTACTTCTTCTCCGGCGGCATTGCACTTCTCTCCGGCGTCGCCTACATCTTCCAAACATGGCGCTATCTCTACATAGCCTCCTCCATCCCCTCCTTCCTCTACATCATCCTCGTCCTTCCTTTCATATCCGAGTCCCCAAGATGGTACCTCGTTCGCGGCAACGTAACGGAAGCCATGAAACTCATGTCCACCATTGCTTCTTCCAATGGTAAACACCTTCCCGATGGTGTTCTCCTTGCACTTGACGACGAAACATCGTCCACAATAAACCAAG GTTCAGGCTATGACATAACAACAATGATGACTTACAAAAACGAAAACAAGGATGCACTCGTTGGATCCATCATAGACGTGGTTCGTTCCCCCATCACTCGTATGAGGTTGTTCATTGCGGTGGCTCTTAATTTTTTAGGTTCTGTGGTCTACTATGGGCTTAGTTTAAACGTCATGAACCTCGAAACCAACCTCTACTTGAACGTGATGCTGAACTCGGTGGCGGAGATGCCGGCCTTTACGATAACGGCGGTGCTTCTGGACCGGTTCGGACGGAAGCCGTTGACGGTGGCGACAATGTGGTTCAGCGGGTTCTTTTGCTTGATGGGGAGTTTGGTGGGCAATGTTGGGGTGTGGAAGATGGTGAGAATGGTGTGTGGTGTTTTGGGGATATTTGGGATGGCGGGGACTTATAATTTGCTGTTTATTTACACGGCGGAGCTGTTTCCGACGGTGGTGAGGAACGCGGCGCTCGGGTGTACAACTCAGGCGTCGCAAATGGGAGCCATATTGGCGCCGTTTGTGGTCGTTTTGGGAGGGTGGTTGCCGTTTGCGGTGTTTGCAGCATGTGGGATAGTGGGAGGGATGTTTGCGTTTAATCTTCCAGAGACTCTAAACCAACCCCTCTATGATACATTCGGTGGAATGGAAGCTGGACTTGCTTGA